One genomic region from Diabrotica undecimpunctata isolate CICGRU chromosome 9, icDiaUnde3, whole genome shotgun sequence encodes:
- the eIF2A gene encoding eukaryotic translation initiation factor 2A has product MDIPIAARSSSGITLYEGLPTPGNKPTCPPIQSKACRTMLFDQDGKYLAYVNGQTLCVLQTDNWQTLATIENVKAYQLAFSPKGTFLMSWEPFTVTNANPQGSPNLKIYKTANGELVKTFVHKKQANWEPQWSHDEKLFSRIVNTDVVFYEDLNFERIVARINSSKVSSYKISPNVGVYFVLCHTLGSPGQPSLARLFKYPSFDTTQAIANRSFFQADKVDIMWNAKGNSALLLTSTEVDKTGGSYYGKQGLYFVGLNGETSIITLSKEGPIYSVEWSPKNNEFCVVYGFMPAKATIFNIKCEPVFELGSGPKNAIHYNPQGNILLLGGFGNLRGQIELWDTANWKKISSCEAADTTLLHWAADGEHFLTATTAPRLRISNGYKIWHYTGVLIFELPHKEPEELYDVTWKNVSKGVFRDPVISAKKVEGIAPSQPQASAQVYRPPSARNRPTVNFNLHEDEETAHKPGKDSAPSKASLKQKKKREAKKAKKLEEVNEDEPKTPAVVSSVKINLTGDPELDKKLKNIKKKLDAIEKLKTQQAEGKTLEINQLEKIKAESDLLAELKNLTV; this is encoded by the exons ATGGATATTCCCATTGCAG CTCGTAGTTCATCAGGAATTACTCTCTATGAAGGACTACCTACTCCTGGTAACAAACCAACATGTCCTCCGATTCAAAGCAAGGCCTGTCGTACCATGCTGTTTGATCAAGATGGAAAATATTTGGCATATGTGAATGGACAAAC ATTATGTGTACTACAAACTGATAACTGGCAAACATTGGCCACCATAGAAAATGTTAAAGCTTATCAGTTGGCATTTTCACCAAAAGGAACTTTTTTAATGAGCTGGGAGCCTTTTACAGTAACTAACGCCAACCCTCAGGGAAGTCCAAACTTGAAGATATATAAAACTGCCAATGGAGAACTTGTTAAGACCTTTGTACACAAAAAACAAGCTAATTG gGAACCTCAATGGAGTCATGATGAAAAACTTTTTTCAAGGATAGTAAACACTGATGTTGTGTTTTATGAAGATCTAAATTTTGAGAGAATAGTGGCTAGAATTAACAGTTCTAAGGTTTCTTCTTATAAGATTTCACCTAATGTTGGTGTCTATTTTGTTCTTTGCCACACACTGGGCAGTCCTGGACAACCTTCTCTTGCTAG GTTATTTAAGTATCCTTCTTTTGATACCACACAAGCCATTGCCAATAGAAGTTTTTTTCAAGCTGATAAAGTTGATATTATGTGGAATGCCAAAGGTAACAGCGCATTGTTGTTAACATCTACAGAAGTGGACAAGACAGGAGGTTCATATTATGGAAAACAAGGGTTATATTTTGTGGGCTTAAATGGAGAAACTTCGATAATAACCTTAA gTAAAGAGGGTCCCATTTATAGCGTCGAATGGTCTCCAAAAAACAATGAGTTTTGTGTTGTATATGGTTTCATGCCAGCTAAAGCTACCATCTTCAACATAAAATGTGAGCCCGTGTTTGAACTGGGATCTGGTCCAAAAAATGCTATACATTACAATCCTCAAGGAAATATTCTTCTCTTAggaggttttggcaatttaagaGGTCAAATCGAACTATGGGACACCGCTAATTGGAAGAAAATTAGTAGCTGTGAAGCAGCAGATACAACGCTGCTTCATTGGGCTGCTGATGGGGAACATTTTTTAACTGCCACCACGGCTCCGAGGTTAAGAATCAGCAATGGATATAAAATCTGGCATTATACAGGAGTTTTGATCTTTGAACTGCCTCATAAGGAACCTGAAGAATTATATGATGTCACTTGGAAG aacgTCTCGAAAGGAGTGTTCCGTGATCCAGTCATTTCAGCCAAAAAAGTTGAAGGAATCGCTCCAAGTCAACCGCAAGCCTCAGCGCAAGTTTACAGACCTCCTTCTGCACGCAATCGTCCTACAGTTAACTTTAATCTACACGAAGATGAGGAAACTGCACACAAACCAG GCAAAGATTCTGCTCCATCCAAGGCTTCCCTGAAGCAGAAAAAGAAAAGGGAAGCAAAGAAGGCGAAAAAATTGGAGGAAGTGAATGAAGACGAACCGAAAACACCAGCGGTTGTCAGTagtgttaaaataaatttaactgGTGATCCAGAATTGGATAAGAAGCTCAAAAATATCAAAAAG AAACTGGACGCCATAGAAAAGCTAAAAACACAGCAAGCTGAGGGCAAAACTCTAGAAATCAATCAACTCGAAAAAATAAAAGCAGAGAGTGATTTGCTGGCAGAACTAAAGAATCTAACAGTGTGA